A single window of Halobacillus naozhouensis DNA harbors:
- a CDS encoding LXG domain-containing protein — MKVLKVSEALTGIEQSITKKEKEQEQLLSLREAMHKVIDLEDALKGEGGTAIKEYFKVLHIPVLLLLNQFLDQYIQSLKDIQMNVRNYETEDGMVREDFITTEVKNGLNKAVQMTQESIDTINDRFMEVSDLIGGSLVSTSLFDSQIDSARNHNQQTMDGLRTVDEQSTLKLREASSSLQGVQQLVSRIQGWSKSGVFLNSKEINEVTDYYLKTDTIRDMIEEAVILSTPINSTIGGKHRIDSSGVDSAKFETLATMQRVTNNLSVSNPQACVPEEYRNSTEQTFSNGLETLGLVAGRPIKSGSTLMQNIYGASQAAKHAKLKAMGASVRKEKYFTAQGKERFRLKITKPELFGVKKNTYTGYNTNHGKVANVRGLVDGKVGLKNSFKGTAGKIGYLGIGLSAISDVTYGINQNQSGSKIAGNVVSSISVGVVSIASSAYLGGQIGAYAGAWAGPVGVAAGFIVGLGVSYVLSEVKPLDIDGDGVSDSIGDIIQIGTTNAIEGVKDFFGHVF, encoded by the coding sequence ATGAAGGTTTTAAAAGTATCGGAAGCTCTAACAGGTATTGAGCAATCGATTACTAAGAAGGAAAAGGAACAAGAACAACTCCTTTCTCTTCGCGAGGCGATGCATAAGGTGATAGACTTAGAAGATGCATTAAAAGGGGAAGGCGGGACCGCCATCAAAGAATACTTCAAAGTTTTACATATCCCAGTCCTGCTGCTTCTCAACCAATTCTTAGATCAATATATTCAAAGCTTAAAAGACATACAAATGAATGTTAGAAATTACGAGACAGAAGATGGAATGGTACGAGAGGATTTTATTACGACAGAAGTAAAAAATGGCCTCAACAAGGCTGTTCAAATGACTCAAGAATCAATCGATACTATCAATGATCGATTTATGGAAGTAAGTGACTTGATCGGTGGTTCATTAGTATCTACATCCCTATTTGATTCACAGATTGATAGTGCGAGAAACCACAATCAACAGACCATGGACGGCCTGAGGACAGTAGATGAACAGAGCACCTTGAAACTCCGTGAAGCTTCAAGTAGTTTACAAGGTGTTCAGCAGCTGGTCAGTAGGATTCAAGGGTGGTCCAAAAGCGGTGTTTTCTTAAATAGCAAAGAAATTAATGAAGTGACAGACTATTACCTGAAAACGGATACCATAAGGGATATGATTGAAGAAGCGGTAATATTATCAACACCAATTAATTCGACAATAGGTGGTAAACATCGCATAGATAGTTCAGGAGTAGATTCAGCTAAATTCGAAACTCTTGCTACTATGCAAAGAGTAACAAACAATTTATCGGTATCTAATCCTCAAGCATGCGTACCAGAAGAATATAGAAATAGTACTGAACAGACGTTTAGTAATGGATTAGAAACTTTAGGGCTGGTTGCTGGGAGGCCGATCAAATCTGGTAGTACGTTAATGCAAAATATTTATGGTGCTTCTCAAGCAGCTAAACATGCGAAATTAAAGGCTATGGGTGCTAGTGTTAGAAAAGAGAAATACTTTACTGCTCAAGGTAAGGAAAGGTTTAGACTTAAAATAACAAAACCTGAATTGTTCGGAGTTAAGAAGAATACCTATACAGGATACAACACTAACCATGGCAAAGTAGCGAATGTTCGTGGTTTAGTTGACGGCAAAGTTGGTTTGAAAAATAGCTTTAAGGGGACTGCTGGAAAAATTGGTTATCTAGGAATAGGACTTTCTGCAATTTCTGATGTTACCTATGGTATAAATCAAAATCAGTCGGGGAGTAAAATTGCTGGTAATGTGGTTAGTAGTATATCAGTTGGCGTTGTTTCAATAGCCTCCTCAGCGTACTTGGGGGGGCAAATTGGTGCATATGCAGGAGCTTGGGCAGGTCCTGTTGGAGTGGCAGCAGGCTTCATTGTTGGTTTGGGTGTATCTTATGTTTTAAGTGAGGTTAAACCATTAGACATAGATGGTGATGGGGTGTCTGATTCAATAGGGGATATTATCCAAATAGGTACCACTAACGCAATCGAAGGTGTTAAGGACTTTTTTGGGCATGTATTTTAA
- a CDS encoding DUF5344 family protein: MAEIKVDQSIAEPAFIDLKSKINDVDTTKPSLELNQSTLDFIQKIEEIENTYYQTILKYKDTLVKAENDSWSSIESFIQVEESIGSDISKGSGR, from the coding sequence ATGGCAGAAATAAAGGTTGATCAAAGCATAGCCGAACCAGCCTTCATCGATTTGAAATCAAAAATTAATGATGTGGATACAACAAAACCAAGCTTGGAACTCAACCAATCCACTCTAGATTTTATTCAAAAAATAGAAGAAATTGAAAATACATACTATCAAACGATCCTAAAATATAAAGACACGCTAGTAAAAGCAGAAAATGATTCATGGTCGAGTATTGAATCATTCATTCAAGTAGAAGAATCCATAGGCAGCGACATTAGTAAGGGGTCAGGACGATGA
- a CDS encoding YwqH-like family protein gives MDNEIIVSNLYNDISALRNQLNNNQEKIQRLRLAKTEIANEQGILSAQGRLLSEPDLSPSLWAGKHASEFLNIRENIEQSYINMTTQQVEAILEEIEGEIARLESANHGISGSINSKSDHITQLKTT, from the coding sequence ATGGATAATGAAATAATAGTGTCGAACTTGTATAATGATATTTCCGCACTTCGTAATCAATTGAACAATAACCAAGAAAAAATACAGCGTTTGCGTTTAGCAAAAACAGAGATAGCAAATGAACAGGGGATACTTTCAGCACAAGGAAGGCTTTTATCTGAACCCGATTTATCACCATCCCTTTGGGCGGGGAAACATGCGAGTGAATTTTTAAATATACGTGAAAATATAGAGCAATCCTACATAAACATGACTACACAACAAGTCGAGGCGATCCTAGAAGAGATTGAAGGGGAAATCGCACGATTAGAGTCTGCCAACCATGGGATTTCAGGTAGCATAAACTCCAAAAGTGACCATATAACTCAATTAAAAACTACATAA
- the pxpB gene encoding 5-oxoprolinase subunit PxpB: protein MNYSLSPLGDQAVVISLGDEINEDTQHKVRILSHLLDQENPEWMIEYIPAFTTVTLFYSAVHFSHADELPYEVVSRKVDALMSTVSTGETEEARTIEIPVCYGGEFGPDLDFVAEHNNLTREEVIQIHSGGEYTVYMIGFAPGFPFIGGMSEKIAAPRRDSPRLKIPERTVGIAGMQTGVYPIETPGGWQLIGRTPMKLFTPEQDIPSLLRAGDRIHFKEISEDEYYSWEDASHAEDY from the coding sequence ATGAATTATTCTTTATCTCCCCTTGGCGATCAGGCCGTTGTCATTTCGTTAGGTGATGAGATTAATGAAGATACCCAACATAAAGTGCGCATCCTCTCGCACTTATTAGATCAGGAAAACCCTGAGTGGATGATTGAATACATACCTGCTTTCACCACTGTTACCTTGTTTTATAGCGCTGTCCACTTTAGCCATGCTGATGAATTACCATATGAAGTGGTCAGCAGGAAAGTTGATGCTCTGATGTCTACCGTAAGCACAGGTGAAACAGAAGAGGCTAGAACGATTGAAATCCCTGTTTGTTATGGCGGAGAGTTCGGTCCTGATTTAGACTTTGTGGCTGAGCACAATAATCTCACCCGCGAAGAAGTAATTCAAATCCATAGTGGCGGAGAATACACCGTCTACATGATTGGCTTTGCCCCTGGATTTCCTTTTATAGGGGGAATGTCAGAAAAAATTGCCGCGCCAAGAAGGGACTCCCCCCGTTTAAAGATTCCTGAACGCACGGTGGGAATTGCCGGGATGCAGACTGGAGTATATCCCATTGAAACGCCCGGCGGCTGGCAATTAATCGGCCGAACGCCCATGAAACTATTTACGCCTGAGCAAGACATTCCGAGTCTGCTGCGTGCTGGGGATAGGATTCATTTTAAGGAAATAAGTGAGGATGAGTATTACAGCTGGGAGGACGCTAGCCATGCTGAAGATTATTAA
- a CDS encoding biotin-dependent carboxyltransferase family protein, producing the protein MLKIIKEGMLTSVQDLGRTSYQKYGVIVSGSMDSYAHRIANLLVGNEENAATLEATLLGPEIEFKQDSMIAICGGDLSPAINGQKVNTWRSIFVKEGSVLKFGKSRTGCRAYIAVAGGLDVPEVMDSQSTYLRAELGGYQGRALKSGDQLPMCEPNDNQKKIMEAMRQQMDGDHFYETDWMPAADMTPPYSSQPVIQMLKGPQYALFNEQSQRNIFEESYSVSSQSDRMGYRLEGSPLSLTEPKELISEAVAFGSIQVPSDGNPIILMADRQTTGGYPKIGQIASVDLSLVSQLKPGDKMSFKEITLEEAQKALIKQEQSIQILKRSIILKSKEEL; encoded by the coding sequence ATGCTGAAGATTATTAAAGAAGGAATGCTGACAAGTGTGCAAGATCTGGGCCGGACAAGCTATCAAAAATATGGGGTTATTGTAAGCGGGAGTATGGACTCTTATGCTCACCGGATCGCGAATCTTCTAGTCGGAAACGAGGAAAATGCAGCTACTCTGGAAGCTACTCTATTAGGTCCTGAGATCGAATTCAAACAAGATTCCATGATTGCAATTTGCGGAGGAGACCTTTCCCCAGCCATTAATGGTCAGAAAGTAAATACTTGGCGGTCCATTTTTGTTAAGGAAGGGTCAGTGCTTAAGTTTGGAAAAAGCCGCACGGGATGCAGAGCCTATATCGCTGTAGCTGGTGGATTAGATGTCCCAGAAGTTATGGACAGCCAATCGACATACCTTCGAGCGGAGTTAGGCGGCTATCAGGGGCGGGCCCTTAAATCCGGAGATCAACTTCCCATGTGTGAGCCAAATGATAATCAGAAAAAAATAATGGAGGCTATGCGCCAGCAAATGGACGGTGACCATTTCTATGAAACAGATTGGATGCCCGCTGCTGACATGACCCCTCCTTATTCCTCTCAACCAGTCATCCAAATGTTGAAAGGACCACAATATGCGTTATTCAATGAGCAGAGCCAGCGGAACATTTTTGAAGAATCCTATTCTGTATCATCACAATCCGATCGAATGGGGTATCGATTGGAAGGTTCCCCTCTCTCACTAACGGAACCAAAGGAGCTCATTTCTGAAGCCGTTGCCTTTGGATCAATCCAGGTCCCGTCTGATGGCAACCCAATCATACTCATGGCGGATCGCCAGACGACCGGCGGCTATCCAAAAATCGGACAAATTGCTTCGGTTGACTTGTCGCTCGTCAGTCAGTTGAAGCCAGGGGACAAGATGAGCTTCAAAGAAATTACACTCGAAGAAGCACAGAAGGCACTCATCAAACAAGAGCAGTCCATCCAAATTTTGAAGCGGTCCATTATTTTAAAAAGCAAGGAGGAATTATAA
- a CDS encoding LamB/YcsF family protein, with the protein MSYVVDINCDMGESFGAYTVGRDEEILDYVTSANIACGFHAGDPSTMRKTVKLALDKNVGLGAHPGLQDLAGFGRRNMNISAKEAYDLVVYQIGALSGFIKAEGGTMQHVKPHGALFNMAAKDAVLAEAIAEGVYDVDPELILFGLSGSELVKAGRNAGLKTASEVFSDRTYQEDGSLTSRTEPNALITDPDEAIKQVIRMVKEQQVCCVQGSDIAIEADTICIHGDGVTALEFAQNISATLKEADIQIKPIKDTL; encoded by the coding sequence ATGAGTTATGTAGTAGATATCAATTGTGATATGGGGGAAAGTTTTGGCGCCTATACGGTTGGCCGTGATGAAGAGATTCTAGATTATGTGACCTCAGCCAATATAGCCTGCGGGTTTCATGCGGGGGATCCTTCCACGATGAGAAAGACGGTTAAGCTTGCCCTCGATAAAAATGTCGGACTCGGAGCGCATCCTGGTCTCCAGGATTTAGCTGGCTTCGGTCGCCGGAATATGAATATTTCCGCAAAAGAGGCTTATGATCTGGTCGTTTACCAAATTGGCGCGCTTTCTGGTTTTATCAAAGCAGAAGGAGGTACGATGCAACACGTGAAGCCACACGGCGCATTATTTAATATGGCGGCCAAAGACGCAGTGCTCGCTGAAGCGATTGCCGAAGGTGTTTATGACGTCGACCCTGAATTGATATTATTCGGATTATCGGGAAGCGAACTCGTCAAAGCAGGAAGGAACGCAGGATTGAAAACAGCGAGTGAAGTATTCTCTGACCGAACCTATCAAGAAGATGGATCACTCACTTCAAGAACTGAGCCTAATGCGCTCATTACAGACCCTGATGAGGCTATCAAACAAGTGATCCGCATGGTCAAAGAACAGCAAGTATGCTGTGTGCAAGGATCGGATATTGCGATTGAAGCCGATACGATCTGTATTCATGGAGATGGAGTTACAGCCTTAGAATTTGCTCAGAACATTTCTGCCACCCTGAAAGAAGCCGATATCCAAATTAAACCTATTAAAGACACACTATAA
- a CDS encoding NRAMP family divalent metal transporter: protein MKNTNRSILIGAAFLMATSAIGPGFLTQTTVFTEALAASFGFVILISIIIDIGAQMNIWRIIAVSEKRAQDIANDVLPGLGYFLAALVVAGGLAFNIGNIAGAGLGTNVLLGISPKLGAILSGVLAIGIFTVKEAGRVMDRFTQILGFVMIGLTVYVMFTAQPPVGEAVVKTFVPDTIDFLAIVTLVGGTVGGYITFAGGHRLIDAGLKGREAIPEVTRSSVYAIGVASIMRIFLFLAVLGVVSQGLVLDESNPPASVFQHAAGTIGYKIFGVVMWSAAVTSVVGAAYTSVSFLRSFSPALEKNHRWLTISFITISTLVFVFVGQPVSILVLVGSVNGLILPIALGVMLLAAHKKKIVGDYKHPVWMTIFGIIIVIAMTYMGVRTLLTGIPQLFS from the coding sequence ATGAAAAACACCAACCGCAGTATTTTGATTGGTGCCGCCTTCCTGATGGCTACTTCTGCCATCGGACCAGGTTTTCTAACGCAAACGACGGTCTTCACGGAAGCTCTTGCGGCAAGCTTTGGCTTTGTTATTCTTATTTCTATTATTATCGATATTGGCGCTCAGATGAACATTTGGCGGATCATCGCCGTTAGTGAAAAACGTGCGCAGGATATTGCCAATGATGTGCTCCCGGGACTTGGGTATTTTTTAGCAGCCTTAGTTGTAGCCGGCGGACTTGCTTTTAACATTGGAAATATCGCGGGTGCCGGATTAGGGACGAACGTACTGCTCGGCATTTCTCCTAAATTGGGGGCAATCCTCAGTGGGGTGCTTGCGATTGGTATTTTTACAGTAAAAGAAGCCGGTCGAGTCATGGACCGCTTCACTCAGATACTCGGTTTTGTCATGATCGGGCTTACGGTATATGTAATGTTCACGGCTCAGCCGCCTGTTGGAGAAGCTGTCGTAAAAACATTCGTTCCCGATACTATAGACTTTCTAGCCATTGTCACGTTGGTAGGCGGAACGGTCGGCGGCTACATTACTTTCGCCGGGGGGCATCGACTGATCGATGCGGGCCTTAAGGGAAGAGAAGCGATTCCAGAGGTTACCCGAAGCTCCGTATACGCGATTGGTGTTGCATCAATTATGAGGATTTTCCTCTTCCTGGCAGTACTCGGAGTCGTATCTCAGGGCTTAGTTTTAGATGAAAGCAACCCGCCTGCATCTGTGTTTCAGCATGCAGCCGGGACAATAGGGTATAAGATTTTCGGTGTCGTCATGTGGTCAGCTGCCGTTACCTCGGTTGTAGGAGCTGCTTATACTTCGGTCTCATTCTTACGCTCATTCAGTCCGGCATTAGAGAAAAACCACAGATGGCTGACGATCAGTTTTATTACAATCTCCACCCTTGTGTTCGTATTTGTCGGGCAGCCTGTTAGTATCTTAGTCTTAGTTGGATCCGTCAACGGGTTGATCTTACCGATTGCCTTAGGTGTCATGCTGCTTGCGGCACATAAGAAAAAGATTGTCGGTGACTATAAACACCCAGTCTGGATGACAATCTTTGGAATCATCATCGTCATTGCTATGACGTATATGGGGGTTCGAACGCTCTTGACTGGGATTCCACAATTATTTAGTTAA
- a CDS encoding putative hydro-lyase, with amino-acid sequence MNPKQQRETFRINKYTGTTSGMCDNYLQANMIMLPKEYAFEFLLFCQRNPRSCPIVDVLEAGVTHPRIAEADIRTDLPKYRIYRNGKLDKEVSDIKGEWREDFVTFLIGCSFTFEKALREEGIGLLHQEQQRVVPMYKTNIPCEKAGRFEGNMVVSMRALKPEEIDKAVAITEKFETSHGGPVHIGNPAEIGISDINHPDYGESVSFDENERTPVFWACGVTPQNVGLNVKPAIMIAHAPGHMLITDQLEEK; translated from the coding sequence ATGAATCCAAAGCAGCAGCGCGAAACATTCCGCATCAATAAGTACACGGGTACAACATCCGGCATGTGCGATAACTACTTACAGGCGAATATGATCATGTTGCCGAAAGAATATGCGTTTGAATTTCTGCTGTTCTGTCAGCGTAATCCACGATCTTGTCCGATTGTGGATGTGCTCGAAGCAGGCGTAACACACCCACGGATCGCTGAGGCAGACATTCGAACGGATCTGCCCAAGTATCGAATCTATCGTAACGGTAAACTTGATAAAGAAGTTTCGGATATCAAAGGGGAATGGAGAGAGGATTTTGTAACATTTCTTATAGGGTGCAGTTTTACGTTTGAAAAAGCGCTGCGAGAAGAAGGGATCGGGCTTCTTCATCAGGAGCAGCAACGGGTGGTGCCGATGTACAAGACAAACATTCCTTGTGAAAAAGCTGGCCGCTTTGAAGGAAATATGGTGGTGAGCATGCGGGCTTTGAAGCCAGAGGAGATTGATAAAGCTGTGGCAATTACGGAGAAATTTGAAACTTCTCACGGTGGTCCGGTTCATATCGGTAACCCAGCGGAAATTGGCATCTCTGATATTAATCATCCCGATTATGGAGAAAGTGTTTCTTTTGACGAAAATGAAAGGACCCCTGTATTTTGGGCATGTGGTGTTACACCGCAAAATGTGGGGTTGAATGTAAAGCCAGCGATCATGATCGCGCATGCTCCGGGACATATGCTTATTACAGATCAACTGGAAGAAAAGTAA